A part of Gambusia affinis linkage group LG19, SWU_Gaff_1.0, whole genome shotgun sequence genomic DNA contains:
- the LOC122822626 gene encoding uncharacterized protein LOC122822626, protein MSRVQWIEDDFALPFGASRLITEEPEDGQTYIMYHGTKKENAEGIRRNGFCQSADGMLGRGVYLSRDLQKASRYPINHPEWDKVVIVVQVNVGKVKAIDRQNHPLQKTWHNHGYDTAWVPPNCGMTKSGLEENCVWDPARIQVQWIEVDFVLPPGASRLITPQPADGQTYVMYHGTTTRNAQGIYMSGFCQSADGMLGRGVYLSRDLQKASRYPIDHPEWDKVVIVVLVNVGKVKAIDYQNHPLQKTWPYHGYDTAWVPPNCGMTKSGLEENCVWDPARIQFLQLIKPILIPW, encoded by the exons ATGAGCAGGGTACAGTGGATTGAAGATGACTTTGCTCTTCCTTTTGGAGCGTCTCGATTGATTACTGAAGAGCCGGAAGACGGCCAAACCTACATCATGTATCATGGCACCAAAAAGGAGAATGCTGAGGGAATCCGTAGGAACGGTTTCTGTCAGTCTGCAGATGGGATGCTTGGTCGTGGGGTCTACCTCAGCAGAGACCTGCAAAAAGCAAGTCGCTATCCTATTAATCATCCTGAATGGGATAAAGTGGTCATCGTGGTTCAGGTCAATGTGGGGAAAGTGAAAGCAATTGATCGCCAGAACCACCCTCTGCAGAAGACCTGGCATAACCATGGGTATGACACCGCCTGGGTGCCGCCCAACTGTGGGATGACGAAGAGCGGCCTGGAGGAGAACTGCGTCTGGGATCCTGCTCGAATCCA GGTACAGTGGATTGAAGTTGACTTTGTTCTTCCTCCTGGAGCGTCTCGATTGATTACTCCACAGCCGGCGGACGGCCAAACCTACGTCATGTATCATGGCACCACCACCAGGAATGCTCAGGGAATCTATATGAGTGGTTTCTGTCAGTCTGCAGATGGGATGCTTGGTCGTGGGGTCTACCTCAGCAGAGACCTGCAAAAAGCAAGTCGCTATCCTATTGATCATCCTGAATGGGATAAAGTGGTCATCGTGGTTCTGGTCAATGTGGGGAAAGTGAAAGCAATTGATTACCAGAACCACCCTCTGCAAAAGACCTGGCCTTACCATGGGTATGACACCGCCTGGGTGCCGCCCAACTGTGGGATGACGAAGAGCGGCCTGGAGGAGAACTGCGTCTGGGATCCTGCTCGAATCCAGTTCCTTCAACTCATTAAACCCATTTTAATCCCATGGTAG